From the genome of Tenrec ecaudatus isolate mTenEca1 chromosome 1, mTenEca1.hap1, whole genome shotgun sequence:
TATAAGTGTTTAGGACTGTTTCTCACTTCCATTCAATTTCACAGTTTATTATTTGATCACAAAAATCAATTTTAATTGAGCAGATTCCCTCCATTTCCTTTAGTTActgctacaagactttccactccttTGGCTGCCACACAGGCAATAAGTAGAAACAGAGTAGAATACCAATAATACAAGTATACATGTCATTGTAGCCTCTTATATGCAGatcatctcccctccccctttccccaaaTCATTGAGTTCTTAGGCAAATATATGTCATCACTGTTTATAAAAATGGGCTTATCGATACAAAGATGAATAAAATTCGGTCCATGTACTCTCCAAAATTCCATAAGCAAGCAAAAggtatgaaaaacaaacaataaattatATGAGGGTgctttccaaaagtttgtgggaaaaatcaAGGAAGaatggaattgaaaaataaaGGATCCACCGTTAGTGGAAATTTTAAAGCAAATCTAAGgaggaaaataatattttaaggaGAGAATTGTAAAGTATATAAAGAAGACAGACTGAGAGATCTCCATGGCTTTATCAAGAGAACTTGGAAAGAGCTACTTGGAGTCATGGGGGCAATAAGACTGATTGGCATGAGCTGAGAAATAAGGGGAGTGTGATAAAATCAATACTATACTGGGATATGCAAGAAGCACAACCCCAAAAAAGGATGCATACGATGGAAGAGACTTGAATTGAAAACATGGATCCACAGAGACATGTATAAATCATAGATACATGAATGAATTTAGAGCTCACACTTAATCAAAGCCCTCAACTAATAACAATTAGTTCTCATACTGTGACTCTACTCAATacttgctctcatgaagagatcactgaagatatggttactgtagcaaagtgtggtaaaaaatcagacggtgcccagctatcagaatgaATATTTTCTGGGTTCTCAAAGGTTTGTCGTAAAACAAAAAGGCGTCTAGGTGAGGTGacagctaaatccacacagaagaagcacaccagcatgtgtgatctaagaattataaataataaaatccaagaccagaagagagtatggtattagagcttaaattctgggcATCCAGTGTACAGGAGGCTATGGACGACCGTGAAgattccaaagtccatctgcagggtTCCCTCTTGGGTTAAGACTCTGTTCAATCCCTTCTAATCATGGGCCAgggatagccttgctatcagagtggattggaaagtggattaatgtaGATATAGTTAGGCTATAATTtaacatttgttctcccttttgacccattttaattctgtttggatttttttgttgttcttatatTTTCAGCTGCATTTTTTCTATAGTTTATTTTGTTATAATtgctggggttttgttttgttttctccatcTGCAATcttatatgtttttctttgtatgaaatccaggacagttaaatctatagagatggttAACTAGTTTAATAGTGTCTTGGGATtaaggcaggggaggttgggggtaaaatgaggagctaataataatgagtacaaggaagaagaaaatgcttaaaatttattgtggtggtgACTTGTGCAACTTCaaaaaatatgtttaaactattgagCTCTATGGTATGTTAATTATATGCTGACAAAATggtttgaaattttttttaaagaaagtatgGGTCCAATAGAGCAAGAAAGCAGTCAAGTTACAGAAGAGGCAAGTTCATCAAGAATCAGAAAGGGTGGAATCCGGTGTGGAGGTGTTAACCTTTGCCAGAAATAAGAATCTTTTGTCTGTTTTAAGAAGataaagggagaaagaaaaaaagagatgtaCATAAGTTTTCCAAGTTAGAaacaaagttgtgtgtttccacCTGATAGCAGCTTGTGCTTTCCCTGGGACTGTCAGAAGTGATCTGAAGGCATGTGCTGCAGTGAGACGTTTGAGAAGAGAAGATTTACAATAGCCATTGTGAGTTCTGGGGAAAGGTGACTTTTTCCTTTCTGGCTCTGCCAGCAActggtggagggaaaggaaagttgtcattgagtcaattccagctcatggggaccccatgaatgtcagagtagaactgtgcttcataggaCTATCtacttttgttatgtttttgtttttgagagcATACATAGAAAAACATAGCTCAATTCTACAGTTGCTAGGTGTAGAATTCAGCAACTAATTACATTCATCATATTGTGCAATCATTTTCATCCTCCTTTTCAAAGTTGTTCCATTCTCATtaacatacattccctgccccttaAGGCTTCTATCCAATCTTTTCAGTTGCTGTTATTGGTTTGTAcccatataaacagttttaaaagAATATAACGCTCAAGGAAGACATTTCTAAAAAATTAAGATGAACTATGATTTAGTTGTAAAAAGGCTTCAGGGGGTATTTTTGGtcgaaggtttaaagattatctcaggggcaAAGTTTCAGAATTCTTTCAGCCTCTATGGCTTCAGAAAGTCTGAGGTCCATGAGAAATTTACATTCTGTTTTGAATTTCCCCTTTTAATTAGGATTATTCTAAATAGACTATATATTTGACCAAAATGCTCAATaacagtagctgggcaccatccagtttttCTGGTCTTATGACAAATGAAGCAGTTGTTCAGTTAGCCACACATTCTATTTCTTCCTCCGGTTTCTGACCCTCCTTTCTTTATTGTTCCAGGTGAATAGATAAATTTTGTTGTGCCTTTTCatgacttttaagaccccaagcacTGTGTAGAAAATGAGGGAGTAGAACAGAAGCACTTCTTATACTAATAAGCCAATTACCTGGGAGATCTGGTGAAAGTTGAACCCTGAACCTCAAAACCAAAGAATCAAATCCCAAGCGGTGTTTGGTTGTGCCTAACTCCAtatggtttccaatggctgagttTTGGGAAGAGTACTGCCTGGATTTTCATCCAAGGCATCCCTGGATGAAATCATATTGTAAACACTTTCATTAACAGCTGAAAGTGTCAAAAATGTGTACCCCATATTTTTGAATATTACAAAAACGTAATACTCAGGTACTCCATGAATATTAATTTATTGAGTAATTGTAATTTGCTAAAGGTTTTACACACACTGGCTCATTTCATTCTCATAACACTGATAGGATGAGTGCTGTTATTACAAATGTGTATGCAAAGATTTAGAGAGGTTAGGTGGTTAGTACCCATCACTCAGCCAGTAGTGACGGAATTTGGTTTCATTGTAGTTTGAGTGACTTCAGAGCCTacattccagcatcattcttacCTATCACAGTGTCGTTTATTCTCATACAATGGCCTCACTTGTGTACATAAATATCATCTTGATTATTCTCTTTAATAATACCTTTCCTCTACAACCAGATTCCAAGTGATTCAGGGCTGAACCTGTCTTCATTATTTTATGTTTTCTAAAAAATACAAAATTCCAAGAAACAGGACCAAAAGTAGTAACACTTCATAAGCATGAATTCATTGGTAGTTATAGTTAAAACATTACAGAAACATTAGAACCTTTTAAATCAAACCACATTTAATACTTTTTTCTGTGTTGTTCTTTTTCACCTGCATTTATATGTCTGTCATATAACCAGTTATCATTTTTTTATGTTCTGCTTATTAAatttatttgtaaatatttttcagcAGTCTTCATAAAATTTTCATATTTGTTAAGTACTTTCATATTTCTTTTCAGTCTCAAAAGATAAGATAGTTTATCCCCATTTTAGAAGGTGGTGGTGGGTCAGTGTCAAATTCTGCCCATCTATGCAGACTTCTGTTCAACTCAGATCCAATTCACTTTGAACACAACCACCAACCACCTCTCAGTGGAAGCTTGCTTGCAAGTTGCAGTGATGCTGTTagcctggatagactagagaaataaattcataaacactcatatgtatacaagagctttatataaagagtaattatacattaagacaacatcccaacccagtctagatcaagtttgTAGGTCTGAAATTAgtccatatgttcgataccaatctataaagtcctcttcagactcatgaaatacatgcaatgacactgaacgcaggaagatcataggccagtgagtgggaacgctgtggatccagtggtgttataagcatctcagcactgacaggaggctccacatggctcctccagctcagcgcactggcgtagctccatgtgtcttgtcagttgcaatgATTCCCAGAGAATGAGGCTGTGTCCCACCTCTagccagctatttatctccttagtgcctccaaatgaggcactCAAACTACGACCTAatttgacaggctaacctccaccccttcactcttgaaatgtcaaattgacaacagattaccgtgtgtaactaccacagatgctaaccaggtttcagcagaacatcTAAATTtctagactgtaaccctttacagtagtagaaagccctgtctttctcccaaggagcagctagtgatttgGCTCACAGCCTAACATGGATCCAccatgccacccgggctcctcgcTGTCTACTCCTCAGCCAAGGAAAACCATACAGAACACAATGGCTCTTCCCTAAGCCAATTTCAGGAATGGTCCCGTTACCCGCGGAGATGCTACGAGTTGGGGTAACTAGACTGCAGCTAACTAGAAAGACAGAATGGTTCTCATGACGTTGGACAAATATCCGGACACCTTTTCTCATGTAGATATACATGCTGCTTGTCATGCAATCCGTTAGTGTGCCAGACTCATGATTCAGTACAACAACGCTGAGTCAGGCCGCCGCACGCAATGCAAAATACGCACAAATCTGAATCATGCTCAAAAGTAGGAAAAGAATCAACAAAGGGATGATGCCTACAAATCCCATGGAAATCTTAGATGAAGTGAGGTTTCAGAAAGGGAAGATATGTGAAAAGGCAACTGATAGGGTAAAAGGACTCACTTGAGGTTCGTTAAGGCTTAGGAGAGAGCCTCATGGAAGCAGTCGGATGCCCTAAAGAGAGTATCTGGCAGTGGAACCAGAATGGGTGGACATATCAGGATATAAATGGAATTTTTTCTGACAAAAGTGTTTCATCCTCTGGGTTTTCATGCAGATAGAGCCAAGCAATGGAACAAGGAAACCACACCAGTGTCTCTGAATTTctcctcctgggcttttcaagttGGCCAGGACAGCAGGCCCTCCTCTTTGCACTTTTCCTGTGTCTCTACCTCACAGGACTCCTGGGGAACTTGCTCATCTTGCTGGCGATTGCCTCCGACCATCtcctccacacacccatgtattTTTTCCTCGCCAATCTGTCCTTGGTAGACCTCTGTCTTTCCTCAACCACGGTTCCCAGGATGCTGCTGAACATCCAAACACAGGTGCAGTCCATCTCCTATCCTGCCTGCCTGGCTCAGATGTACTTCTGTATGATGTTTGCCAACATGGACAACTTTCTTCTCACAGTGATGGCATATGATCGCTATGTAGCAATCTGTCACCCTTTGCACTACTCCACCATTATGACCCAGCGCCTCTGTGCCTTTCTGGTGGCTGTCCCCTGGGGCATTGCCACTTTGAACCCCCTTTTGCACACTCTTCTGATGGCCCGCCTCAACTTCTGCTCTGACAATGTCATCCACCATTTCTTCTGCGATATCaactctctcctccctctgtcCTGTTCTGACACCAGCCTTAATCAGCTGATGGTTCTGGCGGTGGTGGGGCTGATCTTTGTGATACCTTCAGGGTGCATCCTAGCATCCTATACGCAAATCATCTCTGCTGTGATGAAAGTCCCCTCTGCCCAAGGAAAACTCAAAGCTTTCTCCACCTGTGGCTCCCACCTTGCCTTGGTCATTCTTTTCTATGGAGCGATCACAGGAGTTTATATGAGTCCTTCATCCAACCACTCAACTGAAAAAGACTCAGCAGCATCAGTGATTTTCATGGTCGTTGCCCCTGTGCTGAATCCCTTCATCTACAGTCTAAGAAACAATGATCTGAAAGGGGCTTTAAAAAAGGCCCTAAGACTGAATAAAATCTTCTCCTAGGGATTTGTACTCCCTGGGGAGTTTAACATGAAGAAAATCTTTATGCTATTGTCATTTCAATTTAATAACATAATAAGTTAGTGTTAAAGACAAGCACACTTGACATAATACATAtttcctatacactgtaggaaaGAGATAATCACAGCCACTATCCATTTGAACTCTCCTAGAAATTACTGGTGTTGACAAATATTTATAAAGTCCATGACAATTACAATGAAAACATGATATGA
Proteins encoded in this window:
- the LOC142441094 gene encoding putative olfactory receptor 1F12P — protein: MEQGNHTSVSEFLLLGFSSWPGQQALLFALFLCLYLTGLLGNLLILLAIASDHLLHTPMYFFLANLSLVDLCLSSTTVPRMLLNIQTQVQSISYPACLAQMYFCMMFANMDNFLLTVMAYDRYVAICHPLHYSTIMTQRLCAFLVAVPWGIATLNPLLHTLLMARLNFCSDNVIHHFFCDINSLLPLSCSDTSLNQLMVLAVVGLIFVIPSGCILASYTQIISAVMKVPSAQGKLKAFSTCGSHLALVILFYGAITGVYMSPSSNHSTEKDSAASVIFMVVAPVLNPFIYSLRNNDLKGALKKALRLNKIFS